A part of Onthophagus taurus isolate NC chromosome 7, IU_Otau_3.0, whole genome shotgun sequence genomic DNA contains:
- the LOC111429531 gene encoding G2/mitotic-specific cyclin-B2-like, whose amino-acid sequence MSDRGQQRLKGPFKEPERKVPIKVSTKTSSQENISALTRVKSAMEPSRCLIKARRPLNDVGNDRQVLGNQVLKKTNDAQQIKSNQIVTTKITSSTVNTRVLVEKRTQVGVRQKVTTSSATTKTITSTTAVPRIQTFNRPQLQSQKTVDVLQEVRKNELEKKSEAPIFVSNFDTSDDPQMVSVYINDIFANLRELELRRKDLVKGEFLNGHRTKPKIRQVLIDWLVDVHSDFKLALETLHLTVSIIDEYLEKHKEVGKETLQLVGVSALFIAAKYEDIYPPDCSDLGCICDNAFSKSEIIKMEQDILKTLNFNLTRTYSIQFLRRFNQVCEATEEQHSMGKYLLELALLSYETCHIRPSLIAAAVCCISKSIENRLKSARQAWTPVLIHFACYKYEDIEETILKIADILQKNIDTSQQSIKTKYSSSKFNKVSVHPNMNPNFIRSLIGSNETFLN is encoded by the exons aTGTCTGATAGAGGACAACAACGCCTTAAGGGACCTTTTAAGGAACCAGAACGGAAAGTGCCAATAAAA gtttCTACAAAGACTTCAAGCCAAGAAAATATAAGCGCATTAACACGTGTAAAATCAGCTATGGAACCATCTCGGTGTTTAATTAAAGCTCGCCGTCCTTTGAATGATGTTGGTAATGATAGGCAGGTTTTGGGTAATCAAGTATTGAAGAAAACCAACGATGCGcaacaaataaaaagcaatCAAATTGTTACAACGAAAATAACATCATCTACAGTTAACACTAGAGTTTTGGTGGAGAAAAGAACTCAGGTTGGCGTTCGACAAAAAGTTACTACATCATCAGCTACAACAAAAACGATTACCTCAACAACGGCAGTTCCAAGAATTCAAACTTTCAATCGACCTCAACTTCAATCACAGAAAACTGTTGATGTATTGCAAGAAGTTAGAAAAAATGAGTTGGAGAAAAAATCTGAGGCCccaatttttgtttcaaattttgatacatCTGATGATCCTCAAATGGTTTCGGTATACATCAACGATATTTTTGCGAACTTAAGAGAATTGGAATTAAGACGAAAAGATTTGGTTAAAGGGGAATTTCTAAATGGACATCGCACAAAACCGAAAATAAGACAAGTTTTGATTGACTGGCTAGTTGATGTTCACAGtgattttaaattagcattaGAAACGCTTCACTTAACTGTTTCAATAATTGATGAATACTTAGAGAAGCATAAAGAAGTTGGAAAAGAAACTTTACAATTAGTTGGTGTTTCAGCTTTATTTATTGCAGCAAAGTATGAAGATATTTATCCCCCAGATTGTTCCGACTTAGGTTGTATCTGCGATAACGCTTTTTCAAAAAgcgaaattataaaaatggaacaagatattttaaaaacgcttaattttaatttgacgcGAACATATTCGATTCAATTTCTTCGACGATTTAATCAAGTTTGCGAAGCAACCGAAGAACAGCATTCAATgggaaaatatttattggaattaGCGTTACTCAGTTATGAAACTTGCCATATTCGACCATCATTAATCGCCGCCGCCGTTTGTTGTATTTCTAAAAGTATTGAGAATCGATTGAAAAGTGCTCGTCAAGCATGGACGCcggttttaattcattttgcgTGTTATAAATACGAAGATATAGAAGAAACCATCCTTAAAATTGCCGacatattgcaaaaaaatattgacacTTCCCAACAATCGATTAAAACAAAGTACTcttcatcaaaatttaataaagtcaGCGTTCACCCAAATATGAATCCCAACTTTATTAGGAGTTTAATTGGTAGTAATGAGactttcttaaattaa
- the LOC111429529 gene encoding LOW QUALITY PROTEIN: collagen alpha-1(IX) chain-like (The sequence of the model RefSeq protein was modified relative to this genomic sequence to represent the inferred CDS: substituted 1 base at 1 genomic stop codon) produces MIYLNKFERFLNCFLWILLTFLLKSVNTNGNDKPLPCDGFKVGDDDLQNFDFIRQFESNVSFPGIKIVNGSHKLQTAYRLDKYVNINFPTSRIFPQGLPDQFSFISTFRLRKLTKSSWNLLRITDLENKPNLQITMNPKKETIDFSIPNNMGELQTIIFDDVKIFDRNWHKIHFGVFPDRVSLFVDCKRIGLKNLQPRGYIDANGIISIAKMVNSNQSRPIDLQWMMIQCDPTKPERERCKEISSTPSLVQKRFFYKFCLFCYVFVFXIPSNVTKQECQVVCPRGPPGYNGTDGLPGLSGLPGPIGPRGEPGYPGPPGISGDKGEQGFPGEKGEKGEPGLPGTGIGIPGEPGEPGIPGSKGLPGLDGRPGDQGPPGEPGPPAEIPTNLIIDQLQPHPGISGARGFPGIPGMPGERGAAGERGQQGPAGPPGIPGKEGPPGLPGPQGQNGQPGLPGLPGPEGRSFSEAELRDICGAVLREQLGALTANLMGPPGPPGRSKPGRPGATGVQGPPGDPGSVGLPGERGFPGIQGLPGAPGMVGMPGEKGEKGDKGPEGIGIEGSPGPRGLPGPPGPEGVGLPGRAGERGEMGRAGKAGLRGSPGPQGPPGYCEFCNYPPNLYEYALRSRGNEKGP; encoded by the exons ATGGAAATGATAAACCGCTTCCCTGCGATGGATTTAAAGTTGGTGATGACGATTTacaaaatttcgattttattcgACAATTCGAATCGAATGTTAGTTTTCCtggaataaaaattgttaatggaTCTCATAAGTTACAAACTGCTTATCGATTGGATAAATATgtgaatataaattttccaacaag ccGAATTTTCCCGCAGGGTCTTCCCGatcaattttcatttattagtACTTTCCGGTTGCGGAAATTAACGAAAAGTTCATGGAATTTACTTCGAATAACcgatttagaaaataaaccaaatttaCAGATTACGATGAATCCTAAAAAGGAAACGATCGATTTTTCAATTCCTAATAATATGGGGGAACTTCAAACGATAATTTTTGACGATGTtaag ATCTTTGATAGAAATTGGCACAAAATCCATTTCGGTGTATTTCCCGATCGCGTCAGCTTATTTGTTGATTGTAAAAGAATTGGgcttaaaaatttacaaccaAGAGGTTATATTGATGCTAATGGAATAATATCTATAGCCAAAATGGTAAATTCAAATCAATCAAGACCT aTTGATTTGCAATGGATGATGATTCAATGCGATCCCACCAAACCAGAAAGGGAGCGTTGCAaggaaatatcatcaactcCTTCTTTagtacaaaaaagatttttttacaaattttgtttgttttgttatgtttttgtgttttagATTCCCTCAAATGTTACTAAACAAGAATGCCAAGTTGTTTGTCCAAGAGGACCACCAGGATATAACGGAACAGAT GGTCTCCCTGGTTTATCAGGTTTACCAGGACCAATCGGACCTAGAGGAGAACCGGGATATCCAGGACCTCCAGGTATTTCTGGTGATAAAGGTGAGCAAGGATTTCCTGGAGAAAAAGGAGAAAAg GGCGAACCTGGGCTTCCCGGCACTGGAATAGGAATTCCAGGTGAACCa GGTGAACCTGGAATTCCAGGCTCGAAAGGATTACCAGGTTTAGATGGTAGACCAGGAGATCAAGGTCCTCCAGGTGAACCAGGACCACCTGCAGAAATACCAACAAATCTTATTATTGACCAATTACAACCGCATCCCGGTATTAGTGGAGCAAGGGGATTTCCAGGAATTCCGGGaatg ccCGGTGAAAGAGGTGCTGCTGGAGAAAGAGGTCAACAAGGACCAGCGGGACCCCCAGGAATACCAGGAAAAGAAGGACCACCGGGTTTACCAGGTCCACAAGGTCAAAATGGACAACCCGGGCTACCAGGACTTCCAGGGCCAGAA ggTCGAAGTTTTAGCGAAGCTGAATTACGTGATATTTGCGGGGCTGTTTTACGAGAACAATTAGGTGCTTTGACAGCGAATCTTATGGGTCCCCCAGGACCACCGGGACGGTCGAAACCGGGGAGACCTGGAGCTACCGGTGTTCAAGGTCCACcag GTGATCCCGGTTCTGTTGGTTTACCTGGTGAGCGTGGTTTTCCTGGTATACAAGGGCTACCTGGTGCACCAGGAATGGTTGGTATGCCAGGGGAAAAGGGCGAAAAAGGAGACAAAGGACCTGAAGGTATTGGAATTGAAGGTTCTCCAGGTCCCAGGGGATTACCCGGCCCACCTGGTCCTGAAGGAGTTGGTCTTCCTGGTCGGGCTGGAGAAAGAGGTGAAATGGGAAGAGCTGGTAAAGCTGGATTAAGAGGAAGTCCAGGACCACAAGGACCACCTGGTTATtgcgaattttgtaattatccACCAAATCTTTATGAGTATGCGTTAAGAAGTAGAGGAAATGAAAAAGgaccataa